A window from Listeria seeligeri serovar 1/2b str. SLCC3954 encodes these proteins:
- a CDS encoding DUF1294 domain-containing protein has product MILTIYLIAMTLISFLLFAIDKRKAIKHAYRIPESALLLTAFLGGAFGSWMSMQLFHHKTQKTKFRILVPLAMVWTVGVVIWLVY; this is encoded by the coding sequence ATGATCTTAACTATTTATTTAATCGCAATGACGCTTATTTCTTTTCTATTATTCGCGATAGATAAACGAAAAGCTATCAAACACGCGTACCGAATTCCTGAATCTGCCCTACTTCTCACCGCTTTTCTAGGTGGAGCATTTGGTAGTTGGATGTCGATGCAACTTTTTCATCATAAAACTCAAAAGACAAAATTCCGGATTCTTGTGCCACTAGCGATGGTTTGGACTGTTGGGGTTGTTATTTGGTTGGTGTATTAG
- a CDS encoding amino acid ABC transporter substrate-binding protein/permease yields MKKFSRFILTLAIACVAIFIFTGNGLDAKAAEKTYLIGTDTTFAPFEYEENGEQVGIDMDILKAIAKDQNFKYEIKAMGFNAAVQALESNQVDGVIAGMSITDERKQKFDFSDPYYESGVVMGVLKDNDEIKSYDDLKGKKVAVKTGTEGYAFAEKVKDKYGFDIVVFDDSAQMYDDVKTRNSVACFDDYPVLAYGVQKGNGLKIVTKQEKGNSYGFAVNKGENQELLEKFNAGLTNIHASGEYDDIVEKYLGKDAIKANETEKGFMGILKSSWPALLDGMWLTIKLAVVSLIIAFIIGITFGFMKVSNSKILRGIATVYVDIFRGTPLIVQAFFFYFGIPAALDFRMPVFLAGVIALSLNAGAYMVEIVRGGIQSVDKGQMEAARSLGLPHKKAMLKVVLPQAIRMMIPSFINQFVITLKDTSIMSAIGLVELTQSGKIIMARTFESTWTWLIIGIMYLIVITILTKVSDRLERRLRND; encoded by the coding sequence ATGAAGAAATTTTCACGCTTCATACTTACGTTGGCAATCGCCTGTGTTGCCATATTTATTTTCACAGGAAACGGGTTAGATGCCAAAGCGGCAGAAAAAACTTATTTAATTGGAACAGATACAACCTTCGCACCTTTTGAATATGAGGAAAACGGTGAGCAAGTTGGGATTGACATGGACATCTTAAAAGCCATTGCCAAAGACCAAAATTTTAAATATGAAATTAAAGCAATGGGGTTCAATGCAGCCGTTCAAGCGCTAGAATCCAATCAAGTAGATGGAGTTATTGCTGGAATGAGCATTACAGATGAGCGAAAACAAAAATTCGACTTCTCTGATCCTTACTATGAATCTGGCGTTGTTATGGGAGTACTCAAAGATAATGACGAAATCAAAAGTTACGATGACTTAAAAGGAAAAAAAGTAGCCGTAAAAACTGGTACAGAAGGATATGCTTTTGCTGAAAAAGTGAAAGACAAATATGGCTTTGATATAGTTGTGTTTGACGATTCAGCGCAAATGTACGATGATGTCAAAACAAGAAACTCCGTCGCGTGTTTCGATGACTATCCAGTATTAGCTTACGGTGTACAAAAAGGAAACGGTCTTAAAATCGTTACTAAACAAGAAAAAGGTAATTCTTATGGTTTTGCCGTTAACAAAGGTGAAAACCAAGAACTATTAGAAAAATTTAACGCGGGTCTTACGAACATTCATGCGAGCGGCGAATACGATGATATTGTTGAAAAATACTTAGGAAAAGATGCTATCAAAGCAAATGAAACCGAAAAAGGCTTTATGGGAATTTTAAAGTCTTCCTGGCCGGCGCTTTTAGATGGAATGTGGCTAACGATTAAATTAGCTGTTGTTTCGCTAATTATCGCCTTCATTATCGGGATTACATTTGGCTTTATGAAAGTAAGTAACAGCAAAATTTTACGAGGAATCGCGACAGTTTATGTAGATATTTTCCGTGGAACACCATTAATTGTCCAAGCATTCTTCTTCTATTTTGGTATCCCGGCAGCACTTGACTTTAGGATGCCAGTATTCCTAGCTGGAGTCATTGCCCTTAGTTTGAACGCCGGTGCCTATATGGTCGAGATTGTTCGTGGCGGAATTCAATCAGTCGACAAAGGGCAAATGGAAGCAGCAAGAAGCCTTGGTCTACCACATAAAAAAGCAATGCTAAAAGTTGTTTTACCACAAGCCATTCGAATGATGATTCCGTCCTTTATTAATCAGTTCGTTATCACTCTAAAAGATACCTCGATTATGTCGGCAATTGGGCTAGTCGAATTAACACAATCGGGAAAAATTATTATGGCGCGTACATTTGAAAGTACATGGACATGGCTCATTATCGGTATCATGTATCTAATCGTCATTACTATTTTAACGAAAGTGTCTGATCGTTTAGAAAGGAGATTACGAAATGACTAA
- a CDS encoding DMT family transporter, protein MAWFYLILAGLSEIVWAFGLKESHGFTMLGWSLLTVFFLIISFGLFSVSMKSIPIGTAYAVFTGIGAAGTAIIGMLFLSEGVSFWKIISLLVLLTGIIGLKLVDGSEPEKDGR, encoded by the coding sequence GTGGCTTGGTTTTATTTAATTTTGGCAGGTTTATCAGAAATTGTTTGGGCATTTGGGTTAAAAGAATCGCACGGCTTTACTATGCTTGGTTGGAGCCTTTTAACAGTATTCTTTTTAATTATTAGTTTTGGTTTGTTTTCGGTTTCAATGAAGTCAATTCCTATTGGAACAGCTTATGCCGTGTTTACAGGAATTGGTGCAGCAGGAACCGCGATTATTGGGATGTTATTCCTTTCAGAAGGCGTTTCTTTTTGGAAAATTATATCATTACTAGTTTTATTAACGGGGATTATTGGGCTTAAGTTAGTTGACGGTAGTGAGCCAGAAAAGGATGGTAGATAA
- a CDS encoding 5-methyltetrahydropteroyltriglutamate--homocysteine S-methyltransferase, with protein sequence MNQVAPFYADHVGSILRTKAIKDARSKFAVGEISTKELREIENVEIKYIVGKQKEVGLKAITDGEFRRAWWHFDFLENLDGVEGYDADGGIQFSQVQTKSHSVKITGPIDFTTHPFIADFEFLKEAVGADHVAKQTIPSPAMLHYRGEVVYQPYLDDAKGFVSDLAKAYQKAIQAFYDAGCRYLQLDDTSWSYLCSDEQREMVRERGFDPDVLQETYKTLINEAVKFKPADMVITMHICRGNFRSTWIAEGGYGPVAKTLFSELNIDGFFLEYDNERSGDFAPLKYVNRPDLKIVLGLITSKTGELEDETLVKARINEASGIVPLNQLRLSPQCGFASTEEGNILTEEQQWEKLRYVVKIAKDVWGN encoded by the coding sequence ATGAATCAAGTAGCACCATTTTATGCAGACCATGTAGGAAGTATTTTACGGACAAAGGCGATTAAAGACGCGCGAAGTAAATTTGCGGTGGGGGAAATTTCCACAAAAGAGTTACGCGAAATTGAAAATGTAGAAATTAAATATATTGTTGGAAAACAAAAAGAAGTTGGTTTAAAAGCGATTACGGATGGAGAGTTTCGCCGAGCATGGTGGCATTTTGATTTTCTAGAGAATTTGGACGGCGTAGAAGGATATGATGCAGACGGTGGCATCCAGTTTAGCCAAGTACAAACTAAATCGCATTCGGTGAAAATTACAGGACCAATTGATTTCACTACACATCCATTTATTGCGGATTTTGAGTTTTTAAAAGAAGCAGTTGGCGCGGATCATGTCGCAAAACAAACGATTCCTAGCCCAGCAATGCTCCATTATCGCGGAGAAGTGGTATATCAGCCGTATTTAGATGATGCCAAGGGATTTGTCAGTGACTTAGCTAAAGCGTATCAAAAAGCAATTCAAGCCTTTTATGACGCAGGTTGTCGTTATTTACAATTAGATGATACTTCTTGGAGTTATTTATGCTCAGACGAACAACGGGAAATGGTTCGGGAGCGAGGATTTGACCCAGATGTGTTGCAAGAAACATACAAAACTTTAATTAATGAAGCGGTGAAATTTAAACCTGCTGATATGGTCATCACGATGCACATTTGTCGTGGGAATTTTCGTTCGACTTGGATTGCAGAAGGAGGATATGGCCCGGTCGCCAAAACTTTATTTAGTGAGCTGAATATTGATGGTTTCTTTTTAGAGTATGACAATGAACGTTCTGGGGACTTTGCACCTTTAAAATATGTCAACCGTCCGGATCTTAAAATCGTTCTCGGTCTAATCACATCAAAAACAGGAGAGTTAGAGGACGAAACACTAGTGAAAGCCCGAATCAATGAAGCGAGCGGAATTGTTCCGCTAAACCAATTACGACTCAGTCCACAATGCGGTTTTGCTTCAACAGAAGAAGGTAATATTTTAACCGAAGAACAGCAATGGGAAAAATTACGTTACGTCGTTAAAATTGCCAAAGACGTATGGGGAAATTAA
- a CDS encoding RidA family protein → MAKEIIQTNNAPKALGPYSQAVKVNGLIFTSGQLGINPATGELAEGAVNQAEQAFRNLAAVLEEAGSGLDKIIKATVFFKDLNQFAAVNEVYATHFSSDFPARSAFQVAKLPLDAEIEIEVIAEA, encoded by the coding sequence ATGGCAAAAGAAATTATTCAAACTAATAATGCTCCAAAAGCACTTGGACCATACTCACAAGCTGTAAAAGTAAACGGGCTTATCTTTACATCAGGCCAGCTCGGAATTAATCCAGCCACCGGAGAATTAGCTGAAGGCGCTGTAAATCAAGCAGAGCAGGCATTCAGAAACCTTGCTGCCGTGCTAGAAGAAGCTGGTTCTGGATTAGATAAAATTATTAAAGCAACCGTATTCTTCAAAGATTTGAATCAATTTGCTGCTGTTAATGAGGTATATGCCACTCATTTTTCCAGTGATTTCCCAGCTAGAAGTGCTTTCCAAGTCGCGAAATTACCACTTGATGCCGAAATTGAAATCGAAGTTATCGCAGAAGCATAA
- a CDS encoding TetR/AcrR family transcriptional regulator — MTKKLVKEVALAIFAEKGYDGTALSEIAKAVGIKTPSLYAHFPSKEALFLEVYQDSIHTELFELQQVSQNESLVGEEKLQKLFFTATDFSSNPDEKKFFQRAVFYPPKSLFLELKEATRTYEQLTNDILRETLEDIVAEATLLRWMHVFYALLDGLSVEHGIYDEAEFELRRESAWEVLASLLK, encoded by the coding sequence ATGACGAAAAAATTAGTCAAAGAAGTAGCATTAGCTATTTTTGCGGAAAAAGGTTATGACGGAACAGCTCTTTCAGAAATAGCGAAAGCAGTTGGAATTAAAACACCATCGTTATATGCCCATTTCCCGTCGAAAGAAGCACTTTTTTTAGAAGTTTATCAAGATAGTATCCATACAGAATTATTCGAGTTGCAACAAGTATCGCAGAATGAAAGTTTGGTTGGCGAAGAAAAACTCCAAAAGCTATTTTTTACTGCAACTGATTTTTCAAGCAATCCTGATGAAAAAAAGTTTTTCCAGCGAGCAGTATTTTATCCGCCTAAGTCGCTTTTTCTAGAATTGAAGGAAGCGACGAGGACTTATGAACAATTAACCAATGATATATTGCGGGAAACGCTTGAAGATATCGTTGCAGAAGCGACTCTTTTGAGATGGATGCATGTGTTTTATGCATTACTTGATGGGCTTAGTGTAGAGCACGGGATTTACGATGAAGCAGAATTCGAGTTACGAAGAGAGTCAGCGTGGGAAGTTCTGGCAAGTTTACTCAAATAA
- a CDS encoding calcium-transporting ATPase encodes MEIYRKSAAETFEKLEATEKGLTTSEVTKRQEKYGFNELKNKKKDPLWKLFLETFKDPMVIVLVIAALVQLVLGEVVESLIIFLVLIVNSIISVVQTRKAESSLDALREMSAPVAKVIRDGSKQSIHARELVPGDIVILDAGDFVPADGRLFESGSLKIDEGMLTGESEAVEKYIDTISDEVGLGDRLNMVFSGSLVVYGRGMFVVTGTASETEIGKIAGLLETAEAKQTPLQRKLESFSKKLGLGILALCILIFAVEAGRVFLGNDSADMATAILNAFMFAVAVAVAAIPEALSSIVTIVLAVGTNKMAKQHAIIRKLPAVETLGSTSVICTDKTGTLTQNKMTVVDYYLPDGTKENFPDSPEKWSEGERRLIHIAVLCNDSNINSEGKELGDPTEVALIAFSNKNNQDYNEIRENFIREGEIPFDSDRKLMSTLHTFGENKAMLTKGGPDVMFARCSYVYLDGEEKPMTDEILTKLKETNEEFSNQALRVLAYGYKRMSAETTELTLADESDIVLVGLTAMIDPPREAVYASIEESKKAGIRTVMITGDHKTTAQAIGRDIGLMDANDIALTGQELDAMPEEELDKKLEHIAVYARVSPENKIRIVKAWQKKGKITAMTGDGVNDAPALKQADIGVAMGSGTDVAKDSAAMILTDDNFVSIVDAVGVGRTVFDNIKKSIAYLFAGNLGAIIAILFALVLDWINPFTALQLLFINLVNDSLPAIALGMEKAEPNVMKRKPRDISEGIFAGGTMRAVISRGVLIGIAVIISQYIGMQISPEMSVAMAFTTLILARTLQTFAARSNVQTAFGAGFFSNKYVIGAVLLCFVLYGITVLPGAREIFSIPASFGLHEWSIAAGLALGAVIMMEIIKVIQNKFFKED; translated from the coding sequence TTGGAAATATACCGCAAAAGCGCTGCAGAAACATTTGAAAAACTAGAAGCAACTGAAAAAGGCTTAACAACAAGTGAGGTCACAAAACGACAAGAAAAATACGGTTTTAACGAACTGAAGAATAAAAAGAAAGATCCACTTTGGAAACTGTTCTTAGAAACATTTAAAGATCCTATGGTTATTGTGTTAGTGATTGCAGCTCTTGTGCAGTTAGTACTCGGTGAAGTGGTTGAATCGCTTATTATCTTTTTAGTATTAATTGTTAACTCAATTATTAGTGTAGTTCAAACGAGGAAAGCAGAAAGTTCGCTTGATGCATTGAGAGAAATGTCTGCTCCAGTGGCCAAAGTTATTCGTGATGGAAGCAAACAGAGTATCCATGCACGTGAACTAGTTCCAGGGGATATTGTTATTTTAGATGCAGGTGATTTTGTTCCAGCAGACGGACGTTTATTCGAAAGTGGATCGTTAAAAATTGACGAAGGAATGCTAACAGGTGAATCAGAAGCTGTTGAGAAGTATATTGATACGATTTCAGATGAAGTAGGACTTGGCGACCGGTTGAATATGGTATTTAGTGGTTCACTGGTAGTCTATGGTCGCGGTATGTTTGTTGTCACTGGAACTGCGAGCGAAACCGAAATTGGTAAAATCGCTGGACTACTTGAAACAGCCGAAGCGAAACAAACACCACTACAAAGAAAACTAGAATCCTTTAGTAAAAAATTGGGACTAGGTATTTTAGCGCTCTGTATTTTAATTTTCGCTGTTGAAGCAGGTCGGGTATTCCTAGGAAATGATTCTGCGGACATGGCAACGGCGATTTTAAATGCCTTCATGTTTGCTGTAGCCGTAGCGGTGGCAGCAATTCCAGAAGCACTTTCTTCTATTGTGACGATTGTACTTGCGGTTGGAACAAACAAAATGGCAAAACAGCATGCGATTATTAGAAAACTCCCAGCTGTTGAAACACTGGGCTCTACCAGTGTGATTTGTACAGATAAAACTGGAACTTTAACGCAAAATAAAATGACAGTAGTCGATTACTATTTACCAGATGGCACAAAAGAAAACTTTCCCGATAGCCCAGAAAAATGGTCAGAAGGAGAGCGCCGCCTGATTCATATAGCGGTACTTTGTAATGATTCGAATATCAATTCAGAAGGTAAAGAACTTGGTGATCCAACAGAAGTTGCGCTTATTGCCTTCAGTAATAAAAATAATCAAGATTATAATGAAATCCGTGAAAACTTCATTCGCGAAGGAGAAATCCCGTTTGATTCTGATCGGAAATTAATGTCTACCCTGCATACATTTGGTGAAAATAAAGCCATGCTAACAAAAGGTGGACCAGATGTTATGTTTGCTCGTTGTAGCTATGTTTACCTTGATGGTGAAGAAAAACCAATGACCGATGAAATTTTAACAAAACTAAAAGAAACAAACGAAGAATTTTCCAATCAAGCGCTTCGTGTCCTTGCATATGGCTACAAACGGATGTCAGCTGAGACAACAGAATTAACCTTAGCTGACGAAAGTGATATTGTTCTAGTTGGTTTAACAGCAATGATTGATCCGCCACGTGAAGCGGTATATGCTTCGATTGAAGAATCCAAAAAAGCAGGAATTCGCACGGTGATGATTACTGGCGATCACAAAACGACTGCCCAAGCAATTGGTCGCGATATTGGGCTAATGGATGCAAATGATATCGCGTTAACTGGTCAAGAACTAGATGCAATGCCAGAAGAAGAATTAGATAAGAAACTTGAGCATATCGCTGTTTATGCTCGTGTTTCTCCAGAAAATAAAATTCGTATCGTGAAAGCTTGGCAGAAAAAAGGAAAAATCACTGCAATGACCGGTGACGGTGTGAATGATGCGCCTGCTTTAAAACAAGCCGATATTGGTGTGGCCATGGGTAGCGGAACGGATGTTGCCAAAGACTCCGCAGCGATGATTCTGACGGATGACAATTTTGTATCGATTGTTGATGCAGTTGGTGTTGGTCGTACTGTATTTGACAATATCAAAAAATCAATCGCTTATCTTTTTGCCGGTAACCTCGGAGCGATTATTGCGATTTTATTTGCACTCGTGCTTGACTGGATTAATCCTTTCACTGCACTACAATTACTATTTATTAACCTTGTCAATGATTCCTTGCCAGCTATTGCCCTTGGTATGGAAAAAGCGGAACCAAATGTAATGAAACGAAAACCTAGGGATATAAGTGAAGGAATCTTTGCTGGCGGAACAATGCGCGCGGTAATTAGCCGAGGAGTATTAATTGGTATCGCCGTTATTATTTCGCAATACATCGGTATGCAAATTTCACCAGAGATGAGCGTGGCCATGGCCTTTACGACACTTATCCTAGCTCGTACGTTACAAACATTTGCGGCTCGTTCCAATGTACAAACCGCATTTGGCGCAGGATTTTTCAGTAATAAATATGTTATCGGTGCCGTATTACTATGTTTCGTATTATACGGAATTACCGTTCTTCCAGGTGCCCGCGAAATCTTCTCTATCCCAGCATCGTTCGGCCTACACGAATGGTCGATTGCAGCTGGACTTGCACTCGGAGCGGTCATCATGATGGAAATTATCAAAGTTATTCAAAACAAATTTTTCAAAGAAGACTAA
- a CDS encoding Lmo0850 family protein: MDNNQKDLNQVIRQLKEKGIVVEKTKSRKDIWQSVSSKALPNMTLRLQ; this comes from the coding sequence TTGGACAATAATCAAAAAGACTTGAATCAAGTAATCCGTCAGCTCAAAGAAAAAGGCATTGTAGTCGAAAAAACAAAATCACGAAAAGATATTTGGCAATCTGTTAGTAGCAAAGCGCTACCTAACATGACACTTCGATTGCAGTAA
- the uvrC gene encoding excinuclease ABC subunit UvrC — MNIQLQQKLTLLPDAPGCYIYKDENNEILYIGKSKCLKNRVKSYFTGKQIGKTARLVRQIRDLELIITSSEKEALLLEMILIQKYQPPFNIQLKEGQSYPYIKITNEKNPHIEVVFEAKQDGAHYFGPYPGRYSARQTVELIEKLFPLCRCDGKPGRPCLYYHLGLCLGPCQAEIEPAVYQAQIHKITRFLEGNVKDVKTKLTLDMQAATEKLQFERAAELRDTIHAINETIEKQHIIFPGLKNRDIIGCYEQDNYLGVFVFFVRNGAINGTKWHVFEIQKSLQEDLADFINQFYQDPNNIQPKELLISEKLAKMSLSVPLQKAISFPQKGGKKHQINLAVENAKSTYIAYAKMKEYDFENQLKNT, encoded by the coding sequence TTGAACATTCAACTACAACAAAAATTAACCTTATTACCTGATGCACCAGGTTGTTATATATATAAAGATGAAAATAACGAAATTCTCTACATCGGCAAGTCAAAATGCTTAAAAAACCGAGTAAAGTCTTATTTTACTGGCAAACAAATTGGTAAAACGGCTAGGCTTGTCAGGCAAATACGAGATTTAGAACTGATTATTACAAGTTCTGAAAAAGAAGCATTACTACTCGAAATGATTTTAATTCAAAAATACCAACCACCTTTTAATATTCAATTGAAGGAAGGGCAAAGTTATCCATACATTAAAATCACCAATGAAAAAAATCCGCATATAGAAGTAGTATTTGAAGCAAAACAAGACGGCGCTCATTACTTTGGTCCGTATCCAGGACGATATTCTGCTAGACAAACCGTTGAGCTAATTGAGAAACTATTTCCATTATGCAGATGCGACGGAAAACCAGGTCGGCCATGTTTGTACTACCATTTAGGGCTATGCTTAGGTCCATGCCAAGCGGAAATCGAGCCAGCTGTATATCAAGCTCAAATTCATAAAATTACTCGATTTTTAGAAGGTAATGTTAAAGATGTCAAAACTAAATTAACATTAGACATGCAAGCCGCCACTGAAAAACTTCAATTTGAACGAGCTGCAGAACTGCGAGATACAATCCATGCCATCAATGAAACCATCGAAAAACAACACATTATTTTCCCAGGATTAAAAAATCGGGATATTATCGGTTGCTATGAACAAGACAATTATTTAGGTGTTTTCGTCTTTTTCGTTCGGAATGGTGCTATCAATGGAACGAAATGGCACGTTTTTGAAATCCAAAAATCACTCCAAGAAGATTTGGCAGATTTTATCAACCAGTTTTACCAAGATCCAAATAATATCCAGCCAAAAGAGTTGCTGATTTCAGAAAAACTAGCTAAAATGTCTTTGTCAGTGCCTCTGCAAAAAGCAATTTCTTTCCCACAAAAAGGTGGCAAAAAACACCAAATCAATTTAGCTGTTGAAAATGCCAAGAGTACGTATATCGCCTACGCTAAAATGAAAGAATACGATTTTGAAAACCAATTAAAAAACACTTAG
- a CDS encoding Cof-type HAD-IIB family hydrolase, whose translation MIQAISVDMDGTFLDANSEYDHERFEEIYANLRQNGIKFIVASGNQYYQLKSFFPGKDHELFYVAENGAVIFHNNKLLSVNQFSNTLVEKILRTLTEDYQDLQVILCGVKSAYLLKKADPNFKEFARKYYFELKEVESFASLPDDTFIKFALDVAIHQTTKIVEQLNQTFQDDIRAVSSGHGSIDIILPGVTKGSAIKQLLTDWQVDLEQLLAFGDANNDLEMLQLTLHSYAMKESSKEVLATANHIAPSNNEAGVLAVIEHYLDDKSNTPTK comes from the coding sequence ATGATTCAAGCAATTTCAGTTGATATGGATGGGACTTTCTTAGATGCCAACAGCGAATATGACCACGAAAGATTTGAAGAAATATATGCGAATTTACGACAAAACGGAATAAAATTTATTGTCGCAAGTGGAAACCAATACTATCAACTTAAATCTTTCTTTCCAGGAAAAGACCACGAACTCTTTTATGTTGCGGAAAATGGTGCGGTTATTTTTCATAACAACAAACTATTATCCGTGAACCAGTTTTCAAACACTTTAGTAGAAAAAATCCTCCGTACATTGACAGAAGATTATCAAGATTTACAAGTAATTCTTTGTGGCGTGAAAAGTGCTTACCTATTAAAAAAGGCTGACCCAAATTTTAAAGAATTTGCTAGAAAATATTATTTTGAACTAAAAGAAGTGGAGTCTTTTGCGAGCCTTCCAGATGATACTTTTATCAAATTTGCTTTGGATGTTGCTATTCATCAAACGACAAAAATTGTTGAACAACTGAATCAAACTTTCCAAGATGACATCCGGGCTGTATCAAGCGGACATGGTAGTATTGATATTATCCTTCCCGGCGTTACAAAAGGTAGTGCTATCAAACAACTTTTAACGGATTGGCAAGTGGATCTGGAGCAGTTGCTAGCTTTTGGAGATGCAAATAACGATTTGGAAATGTTACAACTTACCCTACATAGTTACGCGATGAAAGAAAGCAGCAAAGAAGTACTCGCTACGGCCAACCATATCGCTCCCTCGAATAATGAGGCGGGGGTATTAGCTGTTATTGAGCATTATTTGGACGACAAATCTAATACACCAACCAAATAA
- a CDS encoding DMT family transporter: protein MDWIFLFVAGLCEMVFVVMLKLSDGFKRFGYAALTVLFMSASFFLLSLALKTIPIGTGYAIWTGIGAVGSVTLGMIVFKERKSAGKMLFITMIIAGVIGLKLTSGV from the coding sequence ATGGATTGGATATTTTTATTCGTTGCAGGATTATGTGAGATGGTATTTGTTGTAATGCTAAAACTCTCCGATGGGTTTAAACGTTTTGGTTATGCAGCGCTCACTGTTTTATTTATGTCAGCAAGCTTTTTCTTACTTTCACTTGCACTAAAAACAATTCCAATTGGGACAGGTTACGCGATTTGGACAGGAATTGGCGCGGTTGGAAGTGTAACACTTGGTATGATTGTCTTTAAAGAACGTAAAAGCGCTGGGAAAATGCTGTTTATCACGATGATTATTGCTGGTGTAATTGGACTAAAATTAACATCTGGCGTGTAA
- a CDS encoding amino acid ABC transporter ATP-binding protein, which produces MTKLKVTGLKKNFGANKVLKGIDIEVKEGEVVCVIGPSGSGKSTFLRCMNNLEDITAGQVVVDDFNITDKKVDINKVRENIGMVFQHFNLFPHLSVLENITLAPVELKKMDKEKAKNNAFRLLEQVGLKEKADEFPSQLSGGQKQRVAIARALAMDPDIMLFDEPTSALDPEMVGEVLGVMKELAKGGMTMMIVTHEMGFAREVGDRVIFMDGGYIVEEGKPADIFDHPTNPRTISFLDKVL; this is translated from the coding sequence ATGACTAAACTCAAAGTAACAGGACTTAAAAAAAACTTTGGTGCAAATAAAGTGCTAAAGGGCATTGATATTGAAGTAAAAGAAGGCGAAGTAGTCTGTGTTATCGGGCCATCTGGTTCTGGAAAAAGTACTTTTCTTCGTTGCATGAATAATCTAGAAGACATTACAGCTGGCCAAGTGGTTGTCGATGATTTTAATATTACTGATAAAAAAGTAGATATTAACAAAGTACGCGAAAATATCGGAATGGTTTTCCAACACTTTAACCTTTTTCCACATTTATCCGTTTTAGAAAACATCACGCTTGCACCAGTTGAACTAAAAAAAATGGATAAAGAAAAGGCAAAAAATAATGCGTTTCGTTTGTTAGAACAAGTTGGGCTAAAAGAAAAAGCGGATGAATTTCCTAGTCAGCTCTCTGGTGGGCAAAAACAGCGGGTTGCAATTGCTAGAGCATTAGCAATGGATCCTGATATTATGTTGTTTGATGAACCAACTTCCGCACTTGATCCTGAAATGGTTGGCGAAGTTTTAGGAGTTATGAAAGAACTTGCTAAAGGCGGAATGACGATGATGATAGTAACTCACGAAATGGGCTTTGCTCGTGAAGTTGGCGACCGAGTTATCTTTATGGATGGTGGCTACATTGTTGAAGAAGGTAAGCCAGCAGACATATTTGATCACCCCACAAATCCAAGAACTATTAGCTTTTTAGATAAAGTTTTATAA